The DNA segment GCCCGCCCGCCGCCTGTCTATTTCTGTTTTAACCCGGTGTGATCTGGAAGCCGCGCAGCGCTTTGGGACCGGGAATCGGGATGGGTCTACGCCAGGGTGTGCCGCAGACGAAACCGTCGTCGAAATCGGCGTGCTGGCCCACGCCACGGCCCAGATAGGTCACGGTGGTGCCTTTTTCCAGCGTTCCAGTAAGCTGCTCGACTGCCTTTTCAGCCGATGAGAGCAGCTTCTCTGCCAGAGCGCTGGCCCCCTCCATTTTCAGGCGGCTCAGCGCATTCACGCCTTCCAGCATGTGCCGGATTTCAGGGGTCCACGGTGGAATCCGCCTGACCCCGTCTGCTGTGATGATCAGGCCCCCGCCGTCGCCGCCCCCGAACAGAATGACGTGCTGCATCTTGTTCCTCCTTCCTTTTCAAGCTGCACCCGTTGGCCGGATGTGACCTGAGCTTAGGCAGAGGGGCGTGACCGGACCATGATCAATCTCAGCTCTATTTCAGCGCCTGTCGCTGCGCCTCGTCCAGCGCTGCCTTCGCGCTCTGCCTACCATTGGTGGCCCCGTCAATGGCGGTTTCCAGCAGGCGGGTCCAGCCCTCGTAGTCGGGGACCGGGGGGCGCGGCACGGCGCGGTTCAGTTGGGCGTGGGCGACGCGCAGTTGCGGGTTCTTGGCGTACCAGCCGTCCAGCAGCGGCGTGACTGCCTTACGGGGCGGGGCGTAGGCGGTGACCTGCACCCAGTTCGCCAGCCGCACCGGATCGTTCAGGAATTGCCAGAAGGCCAGCGCCCCGGCCTGGGCTGCCGCGCTGTTACCGCGCGGCACGCTCAATGTGGCCCCGCCCAGCGGCACGGTGCAGGCCCCGGCTTTCTCGCAGGGAAAGGGCGCGATGCCCAGGTCGAAGAACGGCAGCTTCCGGGCGTCAATCCAGTTGGCGACGCTGGCCAGGACAAACACGTTCTGCCCGCGCGCGAAATCAAAAGCGGCGCGCGTGGCGTCGTTCAGGGTACGCGGCTGGGCGGTCTTCGCGGCGCTCATGCGGGCCAGTTGGGTCAGGGCGTCCACGGCGTCGGGGCTGTTCAGGGCGGGTTTCGCGCCTTCCACCAGCGAGCCGCCGCGCGACAGGACATTGGCCTCGAAGGTCCAGGCATCGGCCACGGCTACCAGCGGGCGTTTGGAGCTGCCCGCGAGTTTTGCGGCGGCAGCTTCCAGTTCGGTCCAGGTGGTTGGGGCCTTGACTCCAGCCCGCTTGAGTGCTCCGGCGTTGTACATCAGCACCGGCACGCTGACATTCCAGGGCAGGCCGTAGAACTTGCCCGCCAGTTGTCCCGATTTCCAGACCGCCGGGTAAAAGTCCCCGGTCAGGCTGTCTGGTAGCGCGTCCACGGCTTTACTCAGGTCCAGCAGTTGCCCGCCTGCCGCCAGCGCCGGAAACTGCGTGAACTCGATCTGCGCCAGTGCCGGGGGCTTCCCAGCCCTGATCGCCGCGTCCAGTTTGGGCTGCAGCTCGCGGTAGTTGCCCAGCGAGACGGGCACGATCTCGTAGGCGCTCTGCGACTTGTTGAAGGCTGCCGCATACCCATTGACCGTGTCCTGCACACCTGTCATGGCATGCCAGAACTCCAGGCGCAGCGGCGCGGCATGGGCGGCACCGACAAGGAGCAGGGCAGACAGGGGGGCAAGGAGGCGCACCCCCGGAGTCTAGCCGCTGGGTCTGACGGCAACTTGAAGACCGGGTTCCCTGCGCGGACATCCACTCCCAGCAAACCCGCAGCCCCGCCCTGGCCCGCTAGACTGCTGCCATGCGTCTGCGCCGTCTTCTGCTTCCCATCGCTGCTGGAACCGCCGTGTGGTATCTGCGCAGCGTCTACCGTTTCCGCGATCCCGTGCGCGTGCCGCCGACTGTGGCGGGCGTGGTCCTCAGCCCCGCAGACGGCGTGATCAGTTTCGTGCGGCGCATCGAGGACGGCAAGATTCAGAGCGACGCGCTGAACGCGGCCCTGAAAGTCGGGGACCTGCTGGGCAGTGCGGCGGCGGCGCAGAACGGCTGGCTGATGGGCATCTTCGTCGGGCCGCTGGACGTGCATTACGTGTATCAGCCACTGGCTGGGCAGATCACGGAGGTGCAACACACCGCCAGCCGCAGCGACGTGGCCCTGCTCGGCCCCGGCGAGGCGCTGTCCATGCTGGCCGGGCAACCCACCGATCTGCTGGGCGGGCGCGGCA comes from the Deinococcus sp. AJ005 genome and includes:
- a CDS encoding phosphatidylserine decarboxylase is translated as MRLRRLLLPIAAGTAVWYLRSVYRFRDPVRVPPTVAGVVLSPADGVISFVRRIEDGKIQSDALNAALKVGDLLGSAAAAQNGWLMGIFVGPLDVHYVYQPLAGQITEVQHTASRSDVALLGPGEALSMLAGQPTDLLGGRGTLENERLSFVTRGEAGQVTVTLVAPGAGLKATSYLKGGDEASAGHKAAFLAEGGLVLLCLPAELTPQVSVGERVVGVQTVIAANV
- a CDS encoding ABC transporter substrate-binding protein, which codes for MRLLAPLSALLLVGAAHAAPLRLEFWHAMTGVQDTVNGYAAAFNKSQSAYEIVPVSLGNYRELQPKLDAAIRAGKPPALAQIEFTQFPALAAGGQLLDLSKAVDALPDSLTGDFYPAVWKSGQLAGKFYGLPWNVSVPVLMYNAGALKRAGVKAPTTWTELEAAAAKLAGSSKRPLVAVADAWTFEANVLSRGGSLVEGAKPALNSPDAVDALTQLARMSAAKTAQPRTLNDATRAAFDFARGQNVFVLASVANWIDARKLPFFDLGIAPFPCEKAGACTVPLGGATLSVPRGNSAAAQAGALAFWQFLNDPVRLANWVQVTAYAPPRKAVTPLLDGWYAKNPQLRVAHAQLNRAVPRPPVPDYEGWTRLLETAIDGATNGRQSAKAALDEAQRQALK